A stretch of the Archangium violaceum genome encodes the following:
- the folP gene encoding dihydropteroate synthase, with amino-acid sequence MLRARPVRADRPADLEPAFLRMGLPTPAREYLLEKLPAFHVLLTGLEREQGRFLSGLFAESTAPGREEFPSWVAGDPRTRPGTGLLSGRKDQFERVISEAKARPELAGLAAALARVLESALPPAPLVLGGRTFTFGTRTYVMGVVNVTPDSFSDGGRYFGTESAVAHGLRLAEAGADVLDVGGESTRPGSPPVPAEEEMARIVPVIQGLRARTDVPISVDTTKAAVAREALKAGAVLINDISGFTFDPELPRVTAEAGAACCLMHIQGTPETMQKDPRYDDVVDEVLAFLEDAVARAVAAGVPRERVLVDPGIGFGKTLGHNLFLLRRLEELRVLGLPLLVGTSRKGFLGKLVGGKPANERLAATLGSVAAMAGAGDADFVRVHDVSEVKDALAVADAVREALEGGSLYQSPKVRG; translated from the coding sequence ATGCTTCGCGCCCGCCCTGTCCGCGCCGATCGCCCCGCCGACCTCGAGCCGGCCTTCCTCCGCATGGGGCTGCCCACGCCCGCTCGCGAGTACCTGCTGGAGAAGCTGCCCGCGTTCCACGTGCTGCTCACGGGCCTGGAGCGCGAGCAGGGCCGCTTCCTGTCGGGCCTCTTCGCGGAGTCCACCGCTCCCGGGCGTGAGGAGTTCCCCTCGTGGGTGGCGGGGGACCCGCGCACGCGGCCCGGCACGGGGCTGCTCTCGGGGCGCAAGGATCAGTTCGAGCGAGTGATCTCCGAGGCGAAGGCTCGTCCGGAGTTGGCGGGGCTCGCCGCGGCGTTGGCGCGCGTGCTGGAGTCCGCGCTGCCACCGGCCCCCCTGGTGCTGGGCGGGCGCACCTTCACCTTCGGGACGCGCACGTACGTCATGGGCGTGGTGAACGTGACGCCGGACAGCTTCTCGGACGGCGGGCGCTACTTCGGCACCGAGTCCGCCGTGGCCCATGGACTGCGGCTCGCCGAGGCGGGCGCGGACGTGCTGGACGTGGGCGGTGAGTCCACCCGGCCGGGCTCGCCGCCCGTGCCCGCCGAGGAGGAGATGGCGCGCATCGTCCCCGTCATCCAGGGCCTGCGCGCTCGCACGGACGTGCCCATCTCCGTGGACACCACCAAGGCGGCGGTGGCCCGCGAGGCGCTGAAGGCCGGCGCGGTGCTCATCAACGACATCAGCGGCTTCACCTTCGATCCCGAGCTGCCTCGTGTGACGGCCGAGGCCGGGGCCGCCTGCTGCTTGATGCACATCCAGGGCACCCCCGAGACGATGCAGAAGGATCCTCGCTACGACGACGTGGTAGACGAGGTGCTGGCCTTCCTGGAGGACGCCGTGGCGCGGGCGGTGGCCGCGGGCGTGCCGCGCGAGCGGGTGCTGGTGGATCCGGGCATCGGCTTCGGCAAGACGCTCGGGCACAACCTCTTCCTGCTCCGGCGGCTGGAGGAGCTGCGCGTGCTGGGGCTACCGCTGCTGGTGGGCACCAGCCGCAAGGGCTTCCTGGGAAAGCTCGTGGGAGGCAAGCCAGCGAACGAACGACTGGCCGCGACGCTGGGCTCGGTGGCGGCCATGGCCGGAGCGGGGGACGCGGACTTCGTTCGGGTACACGACGTTTCCGAAGTGAAAGACGCGCTCGCGGTGGCCGATGCCGTGCGCGAAGCTCTGGAGGGCGGGTCTCTCTACCAGTCGCCGAAGGTGCGGGGTTGA
- the glmM gene encoding phosphoglucosamine mutase, translating to MAYRMNMPPKEERASQRLFGTDGVRGVANVYPMTAEVAMQLGRALAHLIRNGPHRHRVIIGKDTRLSGYMLEQALAAGIISMGVDVDLVGPLPTPGIANLTTSMRADAGAVISASHNPYQDNGIKFFWRDGFKLPDETEAKIEELVASGAIDSIRPTATKIGRAFRLEDARGRYIVFLKTTFPRELTLEGLTVVVDCANGAAYKTAPAVLEELGAKVIALGVQPDGKNINNKCGALYPENLARAVVKHGANVGIALDGDADRLIVVDEKGKVVDGDAIMAICTGELVTRKELKKKTLVSTVMSNIGLERAVSRWGVKVVRTKVGDRYVVEEMRKNGYNIGGEQSGHLLFLDQTTTGDGTLAALQLLAVMCRQQKPVSELASIFEPVPQTLVNVVVKQKRELGELPTVMRAIQDVEKKLGKEGRVLVRFSGTEPKARVLIEGTDAARNEQYAREIAEALTKALNG from the coding sequence ATGGCGTACAGGATGAACATGCCCCCGAAGGAAGAGAGGGCGTCTCAGCGGCTTTTTGGCACGGACGGCGTCCGGGGCGTGGCCAACGTCTACCCGATGACGGCGGAAGTCGCGATGCAGCTGGGTCGTGCGCTCGCGCACCTCATCCGCAACGGGCCTCACCGGCACCGCGTCATCATCGGCAAGGACACGCGGTTGTCCGGCTACATGCTGGAGCAGGCGCTCGCCGCCGGCATCATCTCCATGGGCGTGGATGTGGACCTGGTGGGTCCTCTGCCCACCCCGGGCATCGCCAACCTCACCACCTCGATGCGAGCGGACGCGGGCGCGGTCATCTCCGCCTCCCACAATCCGTACCAGGACAACGGCATCAAGTTCTTCTGGCGCGACGGCTTCAAGCTGCCGGACGAGACCGAGGCGAAGATCGAGGAGCTGGTGGCCAGCGGCGCCATCGACTCCATCCGTCCCACCGCGACCAAGATTGGCCGGGCCTTCCGCCTGGAGGACGCGCGTGGCCGCTACATCGTCTTCCTCAAGACGACCTTCCCCCGCGAGCTGACGCTGGAGGGGCTGACGGTCGTCGTCGACTGTGCCAACGGCGCCGCCTACAAGACGGCCCCGGCGGTGCTCGAGGAGCTGGGCGCCAAGGTGATCGCGCTCGGCGTGCAGCCGGACGGCAAGAACATCAACAACAAGTGCGGCGCGCTCTACCCGGAGAACCTCGCGCGGGCGGTGGTGAAGCACGGGGCCAACGTGGGCATCGCGCTGGACGGTGACGCGGACCGCCTCATCGTCGTGGACGAGAAGGGCAAGGTGGTGGATGGCGACGCCATCATGGCCATCTGCACCGGCGAGCTCGTCACCCGCAAGGAGCTGAAGAAGAAGACGCTCGTGTCCACGGTGATGAGCAACATCGGCCTGGAGCGCGCGGTGTCCCGCTGGGGCGTGAAGGTCGTCCGCACCAAGGTGGGTGACCGCTACGTCGTCGAGGAGATGCGCAAGAACGGCTACAACATCGGCGGCGAGCAGAGCGGCCACCTCCTCTTCCTGGACCAGACGACCACGGGAGATGGCACCCTGGCCGCGCTCCAGCTCCTGGCCGTCATGTGCCGCCAGCAGAAGCCGGTGAGCGAGCTGGCCTCCATCTTCGAGCCGGTGCCGCAGACGCTCGTCAACGTGGTGGTGAAGCAGAAGCGCGAGCTGGGCGAGCTGCCCACGGTGATGCGCGCCATCCAGGACGTGGAGAAGAAGCTGGGCAAGGAGGGCCGGGTGCTGGTGCGCTTCTCCGGCACCGAGCCCAAGGCCCGCGTCCTCATCGAGGGCACCGACGCCGCGCGCAACGAGCAGTACGCCCGGGAGATCGCCGAGGCGCTCACCAAGGCGCTCAACGGTTGA
- a CDS encoding pyridoxine 5'-phosphate synthase, with protein sequence MGQRLGVNVDHVATLRQARRTTYPDPVTAAAIAELAGAGQITIHLREDRRHIQERDLRILRETVQTLLNLEMAATQEMVKIAYEHKPDVVTLVPERREELTTEGGLDVAGQRDHIAKIIKNLKDGDIPVSLFIDPDLDQVRASHKVDADRIELHTGRYCEARNERERARELARIVDAAKAAARLGMTVAAGHGLNYDNVLPIARIQEIDELNIGHSIVARAVLVGFERAVREMVELMRNPG encoded by the coding sequence ATGGGACAGCGACTGGGTGTGAATGTGGACCACGTGGCGACGCTGCGTCAGGCGCGGCGCACCACGTATCCGGATCCCGTGACGGCGGCGGCGATCGCCGAGCTGGCCGGTGCCGGGCAGATCACCATCCACCTGCGGGAGGACCGGCGTCACATCCAGGAGCGTGACCTGCGCATCCTGCGGGAGACGGTCCAGACGCTGCTCAACCTGGAGATGGCGGCCACCCAGGAGATGGTGAAGATCGCCTACGAGCACAAGCCGGACGTGGTGACGCTGGTGCCCGAGCGCCGCGAGGAGCTCACCACCGAGGGCGGGCTCGACGTCGCCGGACAGCGCGATCACATCGCGAAGATCATCAAGAACCTCAAGGACGGGGACATCCCCGTGTCGCTGTTCATCGACCCGGACCTGGACCAGGTGCGGGCGTCGCACAAGGTGGACGCGGACCGGATCGAGCTGCACACCGGGCGCTACTGCGAGGCGCGCAACGAGCGCGAGCGGGCGCGGGAGCTGGCTCGCATCGTGGACGCGGCGAAGGCGGCGGCGCGGCTGGGCATGACCGTGGCCGCGGGCCATGGGCTCAACTACGACAACGTGCTGCCCATCGCGCGCATCCAGGAGATCGATGAGCTGAACATCGGTCACTCCATCGTCGCTCGGGCCGTGCTGGTGGGCTTCGAGCGGGCGGTGCGGGAGATGGTCGAGCTGATGCGCAACCCGGGATAG
- the acpS gene encoding holo-ACP synthase → MAILGLGMDICSVARIQRILDGPRAERFLARVYTDAERALCSARADAASAYAARFAAKEALVKALGAPPGLTWQDMEVVREGGPPRFRLSGVALAEMEKRRAEAFLALTHDAGVAAATVVLQERS, encoded by the coding sequence ATGGCGATCCTCGGCCTGGGGATGGACATCTGCTCGGTGGCGCGCATCCAGCGCATCCTGGATGGGCCGCGCGCCGAGCGCTTCCTCGCGCGGGTGTACACGGACGCCGAGCGCGCCCTGTGTAGCGCGAGAGCGGACGCGGCCAGTGCCTACGCGGCCCGCTTCGCCGCCAAGGAGGCCCTGGTGAAGGCGCTGGGCGCTCCGCCGGGCCTCACCTGGCAGGACATGGAGGTGGTGCGCGAGGGCGGCCCACCGCGCTTCCGTCTCTCGGGCGTGGCGCTCGCGGAGATGGAGAAGCGGCGCGCGGAGGCCTTCCTCGCGCTCACCCATGACGCGGGGGTCGCCGCCGCGACGGTCGTCCTCCAGGAAAGGAGCTGA
- a CDS encoding NAD(P)H-hydrate dehydratase, translating into MRRVLTAARMRAADQAAESRFGMPSPLLMENAGRYLADAARESSAPGARYVVVCGPGNNGGDGLVAARFLHAHGLRVTLVLVGDRAKLTPESRRNLHALSPHGIEPQPLGAVGEARAGDVVVDALFGTGLTRAPAGEFAEAIQYMLRWRAAGAKVVAADIPSGLHTDTGEPFVPCVEADITVTFGFVKQGQVLEPGATLCGELRCVDIGIPPEAVEPREGAEVFLVEESDARGAIAPRRSDTHKGSYGHVLVIAGSHGKSGAAAMSALGALRGGAGLVTVATRSEVVESVLGHTPEVMGWPLENRGPLGMADLEPLLAAADKKDVLVVGPGIPRGEETVKLLGTLLSRMEVPAVLDADALNAVATDLEVLRRAKGPLVLTPHPGEMSRLTGVPTKDLQKARVEVARDFARTHGVTLVLKGARTLVAHHDGSVFVNPTGNPGMATGGMGDVLSGLLGALLGQGLKLPEAAWTAVYAHGLSGDLMVARRGRLGLIATDVAKGLCNVWTRWNR; encoded by the coding sequence ATGCGCCGTGTCCTCACCGCCGCCCGGATGCGCGCGGCCGACCAGGCCGCCGAGTCCCGTTTCGGCATGCCGTCCCCGCTGCTGATGGAGAACGCCGGCCGGTATCTGGCGGACGCGGCGCGAGAGTCGAGCGCCCCGGGCGCGCGGTACGTGGTGGTGTGCGGGCCCGGCAACAACGGGGGGGATGGGCTGGTGGCGGCGCGCTTCCTTCATGCCCACGGCCTGCGCGTGACGCTGGTGCTCGTAGGGGACCGGGCGAAGCTGACGCCCGAGTCCAGACGCAACCTGCACGCGCTGTCGCCCCATGGCATCGAGCCCCAGCCGCTCGGCGCGGTAGGGGAGGCGAGGGCCGGCGACGTGGTGGTGGACGCGCTCTTCGGCACGGGGCTCACCCGGGCTCCGGCGGGGGAGTTCGCCGAGGCCATCCAGTACATGCTGCGCTGGCGTGCGGCGGGGGCGAAGGTGGTGGCCGCGGATATCCCCTCGGGGCTGCACACGGACACCGGCGAGCCCTTCGTGCCCTGCGTGGAGGCGGACATCACCGTCACCTTCGGCTTCGTCAAGCAGGGCCAGGTGTTGGAGCCCGGCGCCACCCTGTGCGGCGAATTGCGGTGCGTGGACATCGGCATTCCCCCCGAGGCCGTCGAGCCCCGCGAGGGCGCGGAGGTGTTCCTCGTCGAGGAGTCCGACGCGCGAGGAGCCATCGCTCCGCGCCGCTCGGACACGCACAAGGGCTCCTACGGGCATGTGCTGGTGATAGCCGGAAGCCACGGCAAGTCCGGCGCGGCGGCCATGTCGGCCCTGGGCGCGCTGCGCGGCGGCGCGGGGCTCGTCACCGTGGCCACCCGCTCCGAGGTGGTGGAGTCGGTGCTCGGCCATACGCCCGAGGTGATGGGGTGGCCGCTGGAGAATCGAGGGCCGCTCGGCATGGCGGACCTGGAGCCCCTGCTGGCCGCAGCGGACAAGAAGGACGTGCTCGTCGTGGGCCCGGGCATCCCCCGCGGCGAGGAGACGGTGAAGCTCCTGGGCACGTTGCTCTCGCGCATGGAGGTGCCCGCCGTGCTGGATGCGGACGCGCTCAACGCCGTCGCCACCGATCTCGAGGTGCTCCGCCGGGCGAAGGGACCGCTGGTGCTCACCCCGCACCCGGGCGAGATGTCTCGGCTCACCGGTGTGCCCACCAAGGATCTGCAGAAGGCCCGCGTGGAGGTGGCTCGGGACTTCGCTCGCACGCATGGGGTGACGCTGGTGCTCAAGGGCGCCCGGACGCTCGTGGCGCACCACGATGGCTCCGTCTTCGTCAACCCTACGGGCAACCCGGGCATGGCCACAGGTGGCATGGGCGACGTGCTGAGTGGCCTCCTGGGTGCTCTGCTGGGGCAGGGCCTGAAGCTCCCCGAGGCCGCCTGGACGGCCGTGTACGCGCATGGGCTCTCGGGAGACCTCATGGTGGCCCGTCGCGGCCGGTTGGGGTTGATCGCCACGGATGTGGCCAAGGGGCTGTGCAACGTGTGGACGAGGTGGAACCGATGA
- the tsaE gene encoding tRNA (adenosine(37)-N6)-threonylcarbamoyltransferase complex ATPase subunit type 1 TsaE, translating to MSAPSLSRTVLSGSPEETHRLGVRLGQLLQPGDFVGLVGDLGAGKTHLVRGVAEGAGVSRSEVASPTFAIVYPYRGRVPLYHADLYRLADYDELYATGFLDLVGGDGAVLVEWLDRIPEAAPREFLRVTLRDTGEESRELVAEAWGSRPTQLLEAWLPSER from the coding sequence ATGAGCGCGCCCTCACTGAGCCGTACGGTGCTCTCGGGCTCACCCGAGGAGACGCACCGGTTGGGTGTCCGGCTCGGACAGTTGCTTCAGCCGGGGGACTTCGTGGGATTGGTGGGCGACCTGGGCGCGGGCAAGACGCACCTGGTGCGCGGCGTGGCCGAGGGGGCGGGCGTGTCGCGCTCGGAGGTGGCCAGCCCCACGTTCGCCATCGTCTACCCGTACCGGGGCCGGGTGCCGCTGTACCACGCGGACCTCTACCGGCTGGCCGACTACGACGAGCTGTACGCCACGGGCTTCCTGGATCTGGTGGGCGGGGACGGCGCGGTGCTGGTGGAGTGGCTGGATAGGATTCCGGAGGCCGCGCCCCGCGAGTTCCTGCGCGTCACCCTCCGGGACACGGGCGAGGAGTCCCGCGAGCTGGTGGCCGAGGCCTGGGGCTCGAGGCCCACGCAGTTGCTGGAGGCGTGGCTGCCCTCGGAGCGCTGA
- a CDS encoding YigZ family protein, whose amino-acid sequence MAALGALMGEDKRYLIPAGLHRVEQEIQRSRFITTVAHTPTVEEAKAFVARVREDFPDANHNCWAYVVGPPGSTSTVGMSDDGEPHGTAGRPMLTALLHGGVGEVAAVVTRYFGGTLLGKGGLVRAYTGCVQQALESLPTRERVRKARLAVELEYANIEGVRRLLPAHEAQVLSEEYAVTVGYRLELPVSQVDAFRKALLDETNGQVLVELEEQPD is encoded by the coding sequence GTGGCTGCCCTCGGAGCGCTGATGGGCGAGGACAAGCGCTACCTCATTCCCGCGGGCCTCCACCGGGTGGAGCAGGAGATCCAACGCAGCCGCTTCATCACCACGGTCGCCCACACGCCGACGGTGGAGGAGGCGAAGGCCTTCGTCGCCCGGGTCCGCGAGGACTTCCCCGACGCGAACCACAACTGCTGGGCCTACGTGGTGGGGCCGCCCGGCTCGACCAGCACGGTGGGGATGAGTGACGACGGCGAGCCGCATGGGACCGCGGGCCGGCCGATGCTCACGGCGTTGCTCCACGGCGGGGTAGGGGAGGTGGCGGCGGTCGTCACCCGCTACTTCGGTGGCACCTTGCTGGGCAAGGGCGGGCTGGTGCGGGCCTACACCGGCTGCGTCCAGCAGGCACTCGAGAGCCTGCCGACCCGCGAGCGCGTACGGAAGGCGCGCCTCGCCGTCGAGTTGGAGTACGCGAACATCGAGGGCGTGCGCCGGCTGCTCCCCGCCCACGAGGCCCAGGTCCTCTCCGAGGAGTACGCGGTCACCGTGGGCTACCGGCTCGAGCTTCCCGTCTCCCAGGTGGATGCGTTCCGGAAGGCGCTCCTCGACGAGACCAACGGTCAGGTGCTGGTCGAGCTCGAGGAGCAGCCGGACTGA
- a CDS encoding zinc-binding alcohol dehydrogenase family protein translates to MAPAKIQKALIVSPSDTSRFELVEREVPQPGPYDLLVEVKAVSVNPVDTKVRAKRPGQVLGWDASGVVIARGSEVKRFREGDEVFYAGDITREGTNASLHVVDERIVGHKPRKLDHLHAASIPLTALTAWEGLYEQLRVEQGGTLLVIGAAGGVGSLVVQMAKRLTRMTIIGTASRDTTRDWVKKMGADHVVNHRENLPAQLAALGLKNVDAIFCCIGTDAHFETMAELIAPSGRIVSIVEPEQPLPMGKLFSKKASFSWEFMFSKSMYKTKDLASQQAILDRVADLLDEGVLTSTLTVDAGVLEPAALAEAHRTLSSGKMVGKLAFRL, encoded by the coding sequence ATGGCCCCCGCCAAGATCCAGAAAGCCCTCATCGTCAGCCCCAGCGATACGAGCCGGTTCGAGCTCGTGGAGCGCGAGGTTCCCCAGCCCGGCCCGTACGATCTCCTGGTCGAGGTCAAGGCCGTCTCCGTCAACCCGGTCGACACCAAGGTGCGCGCGAAGCGGCCGGGCCAGGTTCTCGGCTGGGATGCCTCGGGCGTCGTCATCGCCCGGGGCTCGGAGGTGAAGCGCTTCCGCGAGGGCGACGAGGTCTTCTACGCCGGTGACATCACCCGGGAGGGAACGAACGCGTCGCTGCACGTGGTGGACGAGCGCATCGTCGGCCACAAGCCGCGCAAGCTGGACCACCTCCACGCCGCGAGCATCCCCCTCACGGCGCTCACGGCCTGGGAGGGCCTGTACGAGCAGCTCCGTGTCGAGCAGGGCGGAACCCTCCTCGTCATCGGGGCGGCCGGCGGCGTCGGCTCGCTCGTCGTGCAGATGGCGAAGCGGCTGACGAGGATGACCATCATTGGCACGGCCTCCCGCGACACCACCCGGGACTGGGTGAAGAAGATGGGAGCGGACCACGTGGTGAACCACCGCGAGAACCTGCCCGCGCAGCTCGCGGCGCTCGGCCTGAAGAACGTGGATGCCATCTTCTGCTGCATCGGCACGGACGCGCACTTCGAGACGATGGCGGAGCTGATCGCGCCGAGCGGGCGCATCGTGTCCATCGTGGAGCCCGAGCAACCGCTGCCGATGGGGAAGCTCTTCAGCAAGAAGGCGAGCTTCTCGTGGGAGTTCATGTTCTCGAAGTCCATGTACAAGACGAAGGACCTGGCCTCCCAGCAGGCCATCCTCGACCGCGTGGCCGACTTGTTGGACGAGGGCGTGCTCACCTCGACCCTGACGGTGGACGCGGGCGTGCTGGAGCCCGCCGCGCTCGCCGAGGCGCACCGGACCCTCTCCTCCGGCAAGATGGTGGGCAAGCTCGCCTTCCGCCTGTAG
- a CDS encoding LysR family transcriptional regulator, giving the protein MLEHREAITGMSILVTVVDAGSLSAAAAKLGMTSSAVSKQVSRLEARLGIRLLQRTTRRMQLTEAGARYCERARSILESIESVEREAESVQDTPHGTLRVTAPTVLGQVQVMPVVLAFQRAYPTVKVHVELSDRRSDLVEEGIDVAIRMTSQPPPAFVARRLGDDRRVLCASSDYLTRAGRPRRPGELTNHECIVFVAGQPVETWHLRASEDSEHTTPIRVSGRLHVNNTHALRQAALAGLGIADLPRYLVEEDLEAGRLEAVLGRFIPVGRGVFAIYAPAPYVPAKVRRFVEMLEKTFRGGVAGWRTS; this is encoded by the coding sequence ATGCTGGAGCACCGCGAGGCCATCACCGGAATGTCCATCCTGGTTACCGTCGTCGACGCCGGCTCGCTCAGCGCCGCCGCGGCGAAGCTGGGCATGACGTCTTCCGCGGTGAGCAAGCAGGTGTCGCGGCTCGAGGCCCGGCTCGGGATACGGCTGCTCCAGCGCACCACGCGCCGCATGCAGCTCACCGAGGCCGGTGCCCGCTACTGTGAGCGGGCCCGCTCCATCCTGGAGTCCATCGAGTCCGTCGAGCGCGAGGCGGAGAGCGTCCAGGACACGCCGCACGGCACGCTGCGCGTCACCGCGCCGACGGTGCTCGGCCAGGTCCAGGTGATGCCGGTGGTGCTCGCCTTCCAGCGCGCGTATCCCACCGTGAAGGTTCACGTCGAGCTCTCGGACCGGAGGAGCGATCTCGTCGAGGAGGGCATCGACGTGGCCATCCGCATGACGTCCCAGCCGCCGCCGGCCTTCGTGGCCCGCAGGCTCGGTGATGATCGGCGCGTGCTCTGCGCCAGCTCCGACTACCTCACCCGGGCAGGTCGCCCGCGTCGGCCCGGCGAGCTCACGAACCATGAATGCATCGTGTTCGTCGCGGGCCAGCCCGTGGAGACGTGGCACCTGCGCGCCTCGGAGGACTCGGAGCACACCACCCCCATTCGCGTCTCGGGCCGGTTGCACGTCAACAACACCCACGCCCTGCGACAGGCCGCGCTCGCCGGCCTCGGGATCGCTGATCTGCCTCGCTACCTCGTCGAGGAGGATCTCGAGGCCGGGCGGCTCGAAGCCGTCCTCGGACGCTTCATCCCGGTGGGTCGCGGGGTGTTCGCCATCTATGCGCCCGCTCCCTACGTGCCGGCCAAGGTGCGCCGCTTCGTCGAGATGCTGGAAAAGACCTTCCGAGGCGGTGTTGCCGGGTGGCGAACATCGTAA
- a CDS encoding class II glutamine amidotransferase yields the protein MCRLFGFRSSVPAAVHPSLVTEKNSLLQQSREHKDGWGIASYEAEQPLVAHGLGPAYCDPDFERVSSRVSSRTVVAHLRLASVGAVEKRNAHPFNYGRWCFVHNGTVSNFARHRATVESLIRPELLANIRGATDSERCFYLFLTRLEKRQSLEGPASVETVAFALAETMELVSAITDEPGQAPQERSSMNFLVTNGDVMVATRRNRTLFLSDTAPETGKRPHRLHGGPPKPGTQLEQFVLASEQLSGEDHWHVIDEEDIVGVDSGLVLHRWKVQDLCTRP from the coding sequence ATGTGCCGTCTCTTCGGCTTTCGTTCCTCTGTTCCCGCTGCGGTCCACCCGTCCCTCGTGACGGAGAAGAACTCGCTTCTCCAGCAGTCGAGGGAGCACAAGGATGGTTGGGGTATCGCCTCGTATGAGGCCGAGCAACCGCTCGTCGCCCATGGGCTCGGACCCGCGTACTGCGATCCCGACTTCGAGCGGGTGAGCAGCCGTGTGTCCTCCCGCACGGTGGTGGCGCACCTGCGCCTGGCCTCCGTGGGCGCGGTGGAGAAGCGCAACGCCCACCCGTTCAACTACGGCCGCTGGTGCTTCGTGCACAACGGCACGGTGAGCAACTTCGCCCGGCACCGTGCCACGGTGGAGTCCCTCATCCGCCCGGAGCTGCTGGCGAACATCCGGGGCGCCACGGACTCCGAGCGCTGCTTCTACCTGTTCCTCACGCGGCTGGAGAAGCGGCAGTCGCTCGAGGGGCCAGCAAGCGTGGAGACGGTCGCGTTCGCGCTGGCGGAGACGATGGAGCTGGTGTCGGCCATCACCGACGAGCCGGGGCAGGCGCCGCAGGAGCGCTCGTCGATGAACTTCCTCGTGACCAACGGGGACGTGATGGTGGCGACTCGGCGCAACCGGACGCTCTTCCTGTCGGACACGGCGCCCGAGACGGGCAAACGCCCGCACCGTCTGCACGGGGGTCCCCCGAAGCCGGGGACGCAGCTCGAGCAGTTCGTGCTCGCCAGCGAGCAGCTGTCGGGCGAGGACCACTGGCACGTCATCGACGAGGAGGACATCGTCGGCGTGGACAGCGGCCTCGTCCTGCACCGGTGGAAGGTGCAGGACCTGTGCACCCGGCCCTAA
- the hutI gene encoding imidazolonepropionase: METLELLIRNTSEVLTVEGSHQEPAEQALTPRPNACVGVRRGKVWYVGSEGSLPKGAVGPSTRVVDAHGQFVGPGFVDPHTHAVFAGERAAEFDLRCQGATYLQIAQAGGGIANTVRATRFASEEDLIRLALPRLQLMLEYGITTAEVKSGYGLSLQDELKMLRVVQRLSTLQPLELVPTLMCAHAVPEEYREWREAYMDLCIKEIIPAVAEQGLARFCDIFVEESAFSHAEARRILGAATKLGLKPRLHVDQLTSSGGAELAAELGASTADHLEHVSDAGIRALADAGVTAVLVPTSTLFLRVRPYAPGRKLRDAGVNVALGTNLNPGSAMSENLPLTLGLACLENGLTAAEAYWAATRGAALALGLNTYGRITVGDPANIVVFSCSNYRHLPYHLGINHARIVIKDGHVVVENERALCS, translated from the coding sequence ATGGAAACCCTGGAGCTGTTGATCCGCAACACGTCCGAGGTGCTCACCGTGGAGGGCTCCCACCAGGAGCCCGCCGAGCAGGCCCTCACCCCGCGTCCCAACGCCTGCGTGGGCGTGCGCCGGGGGAAGGTCTGGTACGTGGGCTCCGAGGGCAGCCTGCCCAAGGGCGCGGTGGGCCCCTCCACCCGGGTGGTGGACGCCCACGGGCAGTTCGTGGGCCCCGGCTTCGTGGATCCGCACACCCACGCCGTCTTCGCGGGTGAGCGCGCGGCCGAGTTCGACCTGCGCTGCCAGGGTGCCACCTACCTGCAGATCGCCCAGGCCGGGGGCGGCATCGCCAACACCGTGCGCGCCACCCGCTTCGCCAGCGAGGAGGATCTCATCCGGCTCGCCCTGCCCCGGCTGCAGCTGATGCTGGAGTACGGCATCACCACCGCCGAGGTGAAGAGCGGCTACGGCCTGTCGCTCCAGGACGAGCTGAAGATGCTCCGGGTGGTGCAGCGGCTCTCCACGCTCCAGCCCCTGGAGTTGGTGCCCACGCTCATGTGCGCGCACGCGGTGCCCGAGGAGTACCGCGAGTGGCGCGAGGCCTACATGGATCTCTGCATCAAGGAGATCATCCCCGCGGTGGCCGAGCAGGGGCTGGCGCGCTTCTGCGACATCTTCGTCGAGGAGAGCGCCTTCAGCCACGCGGAGGCGCGCCGGATCCTCGGGGCCGCCACGAAGCTGGGGCTCAAGCCGCGGCTGCACGTGGACCAGCTCACCTCCTCGGGAGGCGCCGAACTGGCGGCCGAGCTGGGAGCCAGCACCGCGGACCACCTGGAGCACGTGAGCGACGCGGGCATCCGCGCCCTGGCGGACGCGGGCGTCACCGCCGTACTCGTCCCTACCTCCACCCTCTTCCTGCGCGTGCGGCCCTACGCCCCCGGGCGCAAGCTGCGCGACGCCGGCGTCAACGTGGCGCTCGGCACCAACCTCAACCCGGGCTCCGCCATGAGCGAGAACCTGCCGCTCACCCTGGGGCTCGCCTGCCTGGAGAACGGGCTGACGGCCGCGGAAGCCTACTGGGCCGCGACCCGAGGGGCCGCGCTCGCGCTTGGTTTGAACACATACGGCCGGATTACGGTGGGAGATCCGGCAAACATTGTCGTTTTTTCGTGTTCAAACTATCGCCATCTTCCCTATCACCTGGGAATCAATCACGCACGGATTGTCATTAAAGACGGCCATGTGGTGGTAGAAAACGAGCGGGCCCTCTGTTCATGA